ATTTACTTACTATGGAAGCAAGAGATAATGGGCTAGTTTCATATGAGGACATAGTTACCATAACTAAACATGCCTCAGACGAGAGGGGAGCAAGATATTGGTTAGTTGAAGGGGAAAAATTAACCTTAAAGGAACTGATAGATGCTATGATGGTGGCTTCAGCTAACGATGCAACTATGGCCATAGCTGAATATATAGGTGGAAGTGAAGAAGACTTTGTAAATATGATGAATGAAAGAGCATTAGAACTTGGAATGAACAATACTCATTTTGAAAATCCTAATGGAATGCCTGAAGAGGGTATGGGTAACTTAATGTCTGCAAAGGACATTAACATATTAGCTAAATATACAATAAAGAATTATAAAGAAGAACTTTTACCCCTTACATCTATGAAAACCCTAGTAAATGAAAAGAGAAGGTTTAGAAAAGATAATACTAATAAATTATTGAAAGTAATGCCACAGGTAGATGGATTAAAGACAGGATATACAGATGAAGCAGGATATTGTCTAGTTTCTACCATGCCAGCTAAGGGCTTTAGATTAATAAGTGTAGTTATGGGAACTAATAATGACTATGAAAGGGTAAAAGAAAGTAAATCATTACTGGAATTTGGAGATAATAACTTTGAAAAGAAAAAGGTTATAGATACGGAAAGGGATAAATATACAATGAACTTATTTAATGAAGAAAAAGTTCCTGTAGAAATTGTTCCAAAAGAGAATATTTGGAGGGTAAGTCCTCATAAATATATAAAGAGTCAAAATATAATGATTCCAGAAAATACCTACTGGAAAGTAAAAAAAGGCCAAATAGTAGGAAATTTGGAATTAGAATTGTATAATTCGGAAAGAATAACAGTAGATCTAGTAAGTAATGAGGATAAAACCATACCCCCAGGTGTATTTTTTAGGAATATATTTACCATACTAGGATGTGTAATTAAAAGTGCCATTTTGGGGTTGACAAACTAGACTAGTAAATTTAATATATAGGTATATAATGCGCCCATAGCTCAGCAGGATAGAGCAACGGTTTCCTAAACCGTGTGTCGGAGGTTCGAATCCTCTTGGGTGCGCCATTAAATAGCCTTGTTTTCCTTGATTTTCCAAGGGATATGAGGTTTTTTGTTTTGTGTGGGATTTTCAGTTAGTTGCTAGTTGTTTCTGGAAAACCACAGTTGTCGTCGTCGTTACGACGTCAAAAGGACGTCGGAGTGGATTAGAGTGGAACTAATTTAGTGATAAAAAGAGATTTAGGATCATTAGAAGTGAATCGTACCATAAATCGCTGTGTTTTTTATAATATGTCTCCACATACGACACATGTGGAAGTCATATTGAGACTAACATTGAAAGTAAGTCTATGACTGATGTGACTGAAATATTGTGAGGGAATAAAAGACTGAAAAGGCGATGTGATTGAAATTTATGAAGATATCTAAACTAATAGATATCTTTATTGATTCCAATTTGTCGGGATCAAATAAATAGACTTAATGAATAAAAGGAAGAAATTTATTCATTAAGTCTATTTATGTTTTGAAGATTACTATTTGTGCTTACTCACTATCTGTTAACATGCCGTGTGCTTTAAAATAGGTGATTCCCCAATCGCCCATAGTGTTAATAACAGTATTGAACTTTTTACCTAGAGGTGTTAAAGAATATTCAACTTTTGGGGGAATGACATTGTGAACTTCACGATGAACGACGCCATCAAATTCAAGCTCCTTTAGTTGACGGTTTAATGTTGCTTGAGTACAAGGGATTAGACGGTCTAACTCATTAAACCTTTTCGTTCCTTGTTCTAGATGCCAGAAAATTAATAGCTTCCATTTGCCTTTAATAACTTTTTGTGCCATGCAATAAGGGCACAGCTGAACTTTGACATCATCATTGATTTTACATTCTGAACATTCATATAGATATTTTGGATTCATTGCTCCTCCTTTTTATATGAGAAGGCACTATCATTTAAGATAGTATCAATCATTATTAATAGTATTTACAAGT
The nucleotide sequence above comes from Anaeromicrobium sediminis. Encoded proteins:
- a CDS encoding D-alanyl-D-alanine carboxypeptidase family protein; the encoded protein is MKKITKIFLIIILIFSTTLNGFALDFQSNAKAAILTDEEGNILYEKNGDKTYAPASITKLMTYLLTMEARDNGLVSYEDIVTITKHASDERGARYWLVEGEKLTLKELIDAMMVASANDATMAIAEYIGGSEEDFVNMMNERALELGMNNTHFENPNGMPEEGMGNLMSAKDINILAKYTIKNYKEELLPLTSMKTLVNEKRRFRKDNTNKLLKVMPQVDGLKTGYTDEAGYCLVSTMPAKGFRLISVVMGTNNDYERVKESKSLLEFGDNNFEKKKVIDTERDKYTMNLFNEEKVPVEIVPKENIWRVSPHKYIKSQNIMIPENTYWKVKKGQIVGNLELELYNSERITVDLVSNEDKTIPPGVFFRNIFTILGCVIKSAILGLTN
- a CDS encoding winged helix-turn-helix transcriptional regulator, producing MNPKYLYECSECKINDDVKVQLCPYCMAQKVIKGKWKLLIFWHLEQGTKRFNELDRLIPCTQATLNRQLKELEFDGVVHREVHNVIPPKVEYSLTPLGKKFNTVINTMGDWGITYFKAHGMLTDSE